The following are encoded together in the Mammaliicoccus vitulinus genome:
- the gpmI gene encoding 2,3-bisphosphoglycerate-independent phosphoglycerate mutase: MAKQPTALIILDGFANREEEHGNAVKLANKPNFDRYYNKYPHNELSACGLDVGLPEGQMGNSEVGHLNIGAGRVVYQSLTRINKSIKDGDFFEIEELKQAMNHVVKNDSTLHLMGLLSDGGVHSHYKHLFALLELAKQQGVEKVYVHGFLDGRDVDQKSALKYIEETENKFKELGIGQFASISGRYYAMDRDNRWDREEKAYDAMSNGVGPVFTNAIEGVEANYKEGLTDEFVMPFIVKDEEKGVENTGVNSHDSMIFFNFRPDRAAQLSQVYTNEKFEGFEIKRKLEDLFFVTFTNYSDDVFAKVAFKPVDIKNTIGEVAEKNSLNQLRIAETEKFPHVTYFMSGGQHAEFKGERRVLIDSPKVATYDLKPEMSAYEVKDALIGELDKGDLDLIILNFANPDMVGHSGMLEPTVKAIEAVDECLGEVVDKILSMNGTAIITADHGNSDEVLTDSDSPMTTHTTNPVPVIVTKEGVEVRSGGRLADLAPTLIDLLGVEQPEDMTGESLIKK, from the coding sequence ATGGCTAAACAACCAACAGCACTTATCATTCTTGACGGTTTTGCAAATCGTGAAGAAGAACACGGTAATGCGGTAAAACTAGCTAACAAACCGAATTTTGATAGATATTACAACAAATATCCACATAACGAATTATCTGCATGTGGTTTAGATGTTGGTCTACCAGAAGGTCAAATGGGTAATTCTGAAGTAGGTCATTTAAATATTGGTGCTGGAAGAGTCGTATACCAAAGTTTAACAAGAATTAATAAATCTATTAAAGATGGCGATTTCTTTGAAATTGAAGAATTAAAACAAGCGATGAACCATGTCGTTAAAAATGATTCTACATTGCATTTAATGGGTCTATTATCTGACGGCGGTGTGCACAGTCACTATAAACATTTATTTGCACTTTTAGAATTAGCTAAACAACAAGGTGTTGAAAAAGTCTATGTTCATGGTTTCCTTGATGGACGTGACGTTGATCAAAAATCTGCTCTTAAATATATTGAAGAAACTGAAAATAAATTTAAAGAATTAGGTATTGGTCAATTTGCTTCTATTTCTGGACGTTACTATGCAATGGACAGAGATAATCGTTGGGATCGTGAAGAAAAAGCTTATGATGCGATGTCTAACGGTGTAGGTCCTGTCTTCACAAATGCTATTGAAGGTGTAGAAGCTAATTATAAAGAAGGTTTAACAGATGAATTCGTTATGCCATTTATCGTTAAAGACGAAGAAAAAGGCGTTGAAAATACGGGCGTTAATAGTCATGATTCAATGATATTCTTTAACTTCCGTCCAGATAGAGCGGCTCAACTTAGTCAAGTATATACAAATGAAAAATTCGAAGGTTTCGAAATTAAACGTAAACTTGAAGATTTATTCTTTGTAACATTTACGAACTATAGTGACGATGTTTTCGCTAAAGTTGCATTTAAACCAGTTGATATTAAAAATACGATTGGTGAAGTTGCAGAAAAAAATAGCTTAAATCAATTAAGAATTGCTGAAACAGAAAAATTCCCTCATGTTACGTATTTCATGAGTGGTGGCCAACATGCAGAGTTTAAAGGTGAACGTCGCGTCCTAATCGACTCACCTAAAGTCGCTACTTACGACTTGAAACCTGAAATGAGTGCTTACGAAGTGAAAGATGCATTAATTGGTGAATTAGATAAAGGTGATTTAGATTTAATTATCTTAAACTTTGCTAATCCTGATATGGTAGGTCATAGTGGTATGCTTGAACCTACTGTCAAAGCAATTGAAGCAGTCGATGAATGTTTAGGTGAAGTTGTGGATAAAATTTTATCCATGAATGGTACAGCTATCATTACAGCTGATCATGGTAATTCTGATGAAGTATTAACAGATAGCGACTCACCTATGACAACTCATACAACAAACCCTGTTCCTGTTATTGTTACAAAAGAAGGGGTAGAAGTAAGAAGTGGTGGTCGTCTAGCTGACTTAGCACCAACACTTATTGACTTACTTGGAGTAGAACAACCAGAAGATATGACTGGTGAATCATTAATTAAAA
- the tpiA gene encoding triose-phosphate isomerase, translating into MRKPIIAGNWKMNKTVQEAKDFANELPALPDTNEVDSVICAPTLHLDALVNLTKEGVAQGLQIGAQNAYFEDNGAFTGETSPAALEDLGVKYVVLGHSERREYFGETDEDVNKKALAVFSHNMTPIICVGETLEERESGKAESVVGGQVEAALKGFSEEQVKASVIAYEPIWAIGTGKSSNSEDANEMCAHVRKVVAGAFSQEAADSLRVQYGGSVKPENIKEYMAQSDIDGALVGGASLKVDSFVALLEGAK; encoded by the coding sequence ATGAGAAAACCAATTATCGCAGGTAACTGGAAAATGAATAAAACAGTTCAAGAAGCAAAAGACTTTGCTAATGAACTTCCAGCATTACCAGATACTAACGAAGTAGATTCAGTAATTTGTGCACCAACTTTACATTTAGATGCACTTGTTAATTTAACTAAAGAAGGCGTAGCACAAGGATTACAAATTGGTGCTCAAAATGCGTACTTTGAAGATAATGGTGCGTTCACTGGTGAAACTTCTCCAGCAGCACTTGAAGATTTAGGTGTTAAATATGTAGTATTAGGACATTCTGAACGTCGTGAATACTTCGGCGAAACTGATGAAGATGTTAATAAAAAAGCATTAGCAGTATTCTCTCACAACATGACACCAATCATTTGTGTAGGTGAAACATTAGAAGAAAGAGAATCTGGTAAAGCTGAATCAGTAGTAGGCGGACAAGTAGAAGCAGCGCTTAAAGGCTTTTCTGAAGAGCAAGTAAAAGCTTCAGTAATCGCTTATGAACCTATTTGGGCAATTGGCACTGGTAAATCTTCAAATTCAGAAGATGCTAATGAAATGTGTGCTCACGTACGTAAAGTTGTAGCAGGTGCGTTCTCTCAAGAAGCAGCTGATTCATTACGTGTTCAATACGGCGGTAGTGTTAAACCAGAAAACATTAAAGAATATATGGCTCAATCAGATATCGATGGCGCATTAGTTGGCGGCGCTTCATTAAAAGTTGATTCATTCGTTGCACTTTTAGAGGGTGCTAAATAA
- a CDS encoding phosphoglycerate kinase: MAKKNVKDVDVKGKKVLVRADFNVPMKDGKITNDNRIVQALPTIKYIIEQGGKVILFSHLGKVKTEEDKKELSLKPVAERLSELLNKEVTFVPETRGEELENAVNGLSEGNVLVVENTRFEDVDGKKESKNDPELGKYWASLGDIFINDAFGTAHREHASNVGIASNVETASGFLMDKEIKFIGGVVSEPERPLVAILGGAKVSDKIGVIENLLTIADKVIIGGGMAYTFFKAQGKEIGLSLLEEDKVDFAKELLDRAGDKIILPVDCKVAKEFSNDAEITIVSADEIPADQESMDIGPKSIELFSEALQGANTVVWNGPMGVFELSNFAKGTIGVCKAIASLENATTIIGGGDSAAAAMDLGFADDFSHISTGGGASLEYLEGKELPGIVAISEK; the protein is encoded by the coding sequence ATGGCAAAGAAGAATGTTAAAGACGTAGATGTAAAAGGTAAAAAAGTACTTGTAAGAGCAGATTTTAACGTACCAATGAAAGATGGTAAAATTACGAACGATAACAGAATCGTTCAGGCGCTTCCTACAATAAAATACATTATCGAGCAAGGCGGTAAAGTTATTTTATTCTCACATTTAGGTAAAGTGAAAACAGAAGAAGATAAAAAAGAATTATCACTTAAACCAGTAGCAGAACGCTTAAGTGAACTATTAAATAAAGAAGTAACATTTGTACCTGAAACTCGTGGTGAAGAATTAGAGAATGCTGTCAATGGTTTATCAGAAGGCAATGTATTAGTAGTTGAAAATACACGTTTCGAAGATGTTGATGGTAAAAAAGAATCTAAAAATGATCCTGAGTTAGGTAAATACTGGGCTTCATTAGGTGACATCTTCATCAATGATGCATTCGGTACAGCTCACCGTGAACATGCTTCAAACGTTGGAATTGCATCTAACGTTGAAACAGCATCAGGTTTCTTAATGGATAAAGAAATTAAATTTATCGGTGGTGTCGTAAGTGAACCAGAACGTCCATTAGTAGCAATTTTAGGTGGAGCGAAAGTTTCAGATAAAATTGGTGTAATTGAAAACTTACTTACTATAGCTGATAAAGTAATTATCGGTGGCGGAATGGCTTATACATTCTTCAAAGCTCAAGGTAAAGAAATAGGACTATCACTTTTAGAAGAAGATAAAGTTGATTTTGCTAAAGAATTACTTGACCGTGCTGGCGATAAAATTATCTTACCAGTAGATTGTAAAGTAGCTAAAGAATTTTCAAATGACGCTGAAATCACGATTGTTTCTGCTGATGAAATTCCAGCTGATCAAGAATCAATGGATATTGGTCCAAAATCAATTGAATTATTTAGTGAAGCATTACAAGGTGCAAACACAGTAGTATGGAATGGTCCTATGGGTGTGTTTGAATTAAGTAACTTTGCAAAAGGTACAATTGGAGTATGTAAAGCAATCGCAAGTTTAGAAAATGCAACGACTATCATCGGTGGTGGAGATTCTGCAGCGGCAGCTATGGACTTAGGATTTGCTGATGACTTTTCACACATTTCAACAGGTGGCGGAGCTTCTCTAGAATATCTAGAAGGTAAAGAATTACCTGGTATCGTAGCTATTTCTGAAAAATAA
- the gap gene encoding type I glyceraldehyde-3-phosphate dehydrogenase → MATKVAINGFGRIGRLAFRRLQEVENIEVVAINDLTDDAMLAHLLKYDSTQGRFKDEVEVIEGGFRVNGKEIKTFENPNPKELPWGDLDIDVVLECTGFFADKEKASAHIDAGAKKVLISAPASGDLKTIVYNVNHDELDGSEEIVSGASCTTNCLAPMAQVLNNQFGIVEGLMMTIHAYTGDQNTLDAPHSKGDFRRARAAAQNIVPNSTGAAKAIGLVIPDLKGKLDGSAQRVPVATGSVTELTAVLDKEVSVEEINEAMKNATNDSFGYTEDEIVSSDIIGITYGSLFDATQTRVMTVGDRQLVKTVSWYDNEMSYTSQLVRTLEYLAAQANK, encoded by the coding sequence ATGGCAACTAAAGTAGCAATTAATGGTTTTGGAAGAATAGGTCGTTTAGCATTCAGAAGATTACAAGAGGTAGAAAATATCGAAGTAGTAGCAATCAACGATTTAACAGATGACGCAATGTTAGCTCATTTATTAAAATACGATTCAACACAAGGTCGTTTCAAAGATGAAGTAGAAGTTATCGAAGGCGGATTCCGCGTAAACGGTAAAGAAATCAAAACTTTCGAAAATCCTAACCCTAAAGAATTACCATGGGGCGATTTAGATATCGACGTAGTATTAGAATGTACTGGTTTCTTCGCTGATAAAGAAAAAGCTTCAGCTCACATCGATGCAGGCGCTAAAAAAGTATTAATTTCAGCTCCAGCTTCAGGCGATTTAAAAACAATCGTTTATAACGTTAACCATGACGAATTAGACGGTTCAGAAGAAATCGTTTCAGGTGCGTCTTGTACAACTAACTGTTTAGCTCCAATGGCTCAAGTATTAAATAACCAATTCGGTATCGTTGAAGGTCTAATGATGACTATTCACGCTTACACTGGTGACCAAAATACTTTAGATGCTCCACATTCTAAAGGTGACTTCCGTCGTGCTCGTGCTGCGGCTCAAAACATCGTACCTAACTCAACTGGTGCTGCTAAAGCAATCGGCTTAGTAATCCCAGACTTAAAAGGTAAATTAGATGGATCAGCTCAACGTGTACCAGTAGCAACTGGTTCAGTAACAGAATTAACAGCAGTATTAGACAAAGAAGTTTCAGTAGAAGAAATCAATGAAGCTATGAAAAATGCTACAAATGATTCATTCGGTTACACTGAAGACGAAATCGTTTCTTCTGATATCATTGGTATCACTTACGGTTCATTATTCGATGCAACTCAAACTCGTGTAATGACTGTTGGAGATCGTCAATTAGTTAAAACTGTATCTTGGTATGACAATGAAATGTCTTACACTTCACAATTAGTTCGTACTTTAGAATATTTAGCAGCTCAAGCTAACAAATAA
- a CDS encoding sugar-binding transcriptional regulator has translation MEDLLKIQHRLVPDLIDKMYRRFNILSTIEKKQPIGRRTLSDVMNVTERVLRTEIEILKQQDLVSVQSTGMKLTETGERILASLSHYLTLYSSFNHIEEEIFNRYGVKAHIVRGNSDSDETVKAEMGTVTAELLEQSLYDNASVSVTGGSTMARVSESLHPLDKDILFTPARGGLGENVVFQANTICASMANRTGGSYKVLYVPDQVSESSYETLLKEPAVIEVLDAIRHSDFIIHGIGDALKMAQRRKTSEEVLSQLKHHHAVGEAFGYYFDSKGEVVHRVKTIGLQLEDLATKTNIFAVAGGASKAEAIKAYLEIAPKNTILITDEGAAKAMINLE, from the coding sequence ATGGAAGATTTATTGAAGATACAACATAGACTAGTTCCTGACTTGATTGACAAGATGTATCGACGTTTTAATATTTTATCGACGATTGAGAAGAAGCAACCTATTGGTCGAAGAACGTTAAGTGATGTTATGAATGTTACTGAGCGGGTATTGAGAACTGAAATAGAAATTTTAAAACAACAAGATTTAGTCAGCGTTCAGTCAACAGGTATGAAATTGACCGAAACAGGGGAGCGCATTCTCGCTTCGTTATCACATTACTTAACGCTATATTCAAGCTTTAATCATATTGAGGAAGAAATATTTAATCGATATGGTGTGAAAGCACATATAGTAAGAGGTAATTCAGATTCAGATGAGACGGTTAAAGCAGAAATGGGTACAGTGACAGCTGAATTACTCGAACAGTCATTATATGATAATGCTTCTGTTTCAGTAACTGGTGGTTCTACAATGGCCAGGGTTAGTGAGTCGTTGCACCCATTAGATAAAGACATTTTGTTCACGCCAGCGCGTGGTGGTTTGGGAGAAAACGTAGTATTCCAAGCAAATACAATTTGTGCAAGTATGGCAAATCGAACAGGCGGGTCATATAAGGTTTTGTATGTTCCAGATCAAGTAAGCGAAAGTTCGTATGAAACTTTGTTGAAAGAACCTGCAGTTATTGAGGTGCTTGATGCAATACGTCATTCAGATTTTATCATTCACGGTATTGGTGATGCGCTGAAGATGGCACAAAGAAGAAAGACTTCTGAAGAAGTATTAAGCCAATTGAAACATCATCATGCAGTCGGAGAAGCTTTTGGATATTATTTTGATTCCAAAGGTGAAGTCGTACATCGTGTTAAAACAATCGGTTTGCAACTAGAAGATTTGGCAACGAAGACAAACATTTTTGCAGTAGCGGGAGGTGCTTCTAAAGCAGAAGCAATTAAAGCTTATCTTGAGATAGCACCTAAGAACACCATTCTTATAACAGATGAAGGTGCTGCAAAAGCAATGATTAACTTGGAATAA
- a CDS encoding glutaredoxin family protein yields the protein MKDDFMTIKFYVGLNCGLCEDAKIQIDFFKESYNHDIKVDTINIEEDDTLHEKFMLRVPVVEYKGVVLQEGHIDFVTLIEAYDDLN from the coding sequence ATGAAGGATGATTTTATGACTATCAAATTTTATGTTGGATTAAATTGTGGGTTGTGTGAAGATGCGAAAATACAAATAGATTTTTTTAAAGAATCATATAATCATGATATTAAGGTTGATACTATTAATATAGAAGAAGACGATACATTACATGAAAAATTTATGCTAAGAGTGCCAGTTGTTGAGTATAAAGGTGTTGTGTTGCAAGAAGGGCATATTGATTTTGTCACTTTGATTGAAGCGTATGATGACTTGAACTAA
- the clpP gene encoding ATP-dependent Clp endopeptidase proteolytic subunit ClpP: MNLIPTVIETTNRGERAYDIYSRLLKDRIIMLGSAIDDNVANSIVSQLLFLQAQDSEKDIYLYINSPGGSVTAGFAIYDTIQHIKPDVQTICIGMAASMGSFLLSAGAKGKRFALPNSEVMIHQPLGGAQGQATEIEIAARHILRTREKLNKILSERTGQPIEKIEKDTDRDNFLTAEEAKEYGLIDDVMHPEDIKSN, translated from the coding sequence ATGAATTTAATACCAACAGTTATCGAAACAACAAATCGCGGAGAACGCGCTTATGATATTTACTCACGTTTACTGAAAGACCGCATTATTATGTTAGGTTCAGCTATTGATGACAACGTAGCGAACTCAATCGTATCGCAATTATTATTCTTACAAGCACAAGACTCTGAGAAAGATATATACTTATATATCAACTCACCAGGCGGAAGCGTAACAGCTGGTTTCGCTATTTATGATACAATTCAACACATCAAACCAGACGTACAAACAATTTGTATCGGTATGGCTGCATCAATGGGTTCATTCCTATTATCAGCTGGTGCAAAAGGTAAACGTTTCGCACTACCTAACAGTGAAGTAATGATTCACCAACCATTAGGTGGCGCACAAGGACAAGCTACAGAAATCGAAATTGCAGCTCGTCATATTTTACGCACACGTGAAAAATTAAATAAAATTTTATCTGAAAGAACTGGACAACCAATTGAAAAAATTGAAAAAGACACAGATCGTGATAACTTCTTAACAGCTGAAGAAGCTAAAGAATATGGTTTAATCGATGATGTTATGCATCCAGAAGATATCAAATCAAATTAA
- the whiA gene encoding DNA-binding protein WhiA, with the protein MSFASEMKNELTRIEVDDCCAKAELSALIRMNGNLSISNQQFVINVQTENAAIARRIFSLIKKCFGVEVELLVRKKMKLKKNNIYISRIKVKAKEILDELGILQEGVFKQVIDKDILKNDCCKRSYLRGAFLAGGSVNNPETSSYHLEIFSLYEEHSADLTALMNQYDLNAKQLERKKGYISYLKEAEKISDFLSLIGGYQALLKFEDVRIIRDMRNSVNRLVNCETANLNKTVSAAMKQVESIQLIDKEIGIDNLPDRLREVAKLRIDNQDVSIKELGEMVSTGKISKSGINHRLRKLNEMAEKIRSGETIQ; encoded by the coding sequence GTGAGCTTTGCTTCAGAAATGAAAAATGAACTAACAAGAATTGAAGTAGATGATTGTTGCGCAAAGGCAGAACTTTCAGCTTTGATTAGAATGAATGGTAATTTAAGTATTTCTAATCAACAATTTGTCATAAATGTACAAACTGAAAATGCAGCGATAGCACGTCGTATTTTTTCTCTCATAAAAAAATGCTTCGGAGTAGAAGTTGAGTTATTGGTGAGAAAGAAAATGAAACTTAAGAAAAATAATATATATATCAGTAGAATAAAAGTAAAAGCTAAAGAAATATTAGATGAGCTAGGTATTTTACAAGAAGGTGTATTTAAACAAGTAATCGACAAAGATATTTTGAAAAATGATTGTTGTAAAAGAAGTTATTTAAGAGGTGCTTTTCTAGCAGGAGGATCAGTCAATAATCCAGAAACATCTTCTTATCATCTAGAAATATTTTCTTTATATGAAGAGCACTCAGCAGATCTGACAGCGCTTATGAATCAATACGATTTAAATGCTAAACAATTAGAACGCAAAAAAGGATATATAAGTTATTTAAAAGAGGCAGAAAAAATCTCTGACTTTCTAAGTTTAATCGGAGGCTATCAAGCATTACTGAAATTTGAAGATGTTAGAATTATTCGTGATATGAGAAACTCTGTAAATAGACTCGTCAATTGTGAAACTGCCAATTTAAATAAAACAGTAAGTGCCGCAATGAAACAAGTAGAAAGTATTCAACTGATCGACAAAGAAATTGGAATTGATAATTTACCAGATCGACTGCGAGAAGTAGCGAAATTAAGAATAGATAACCAAGATGTATCTATCAAAGAATTAGGAGAAATGGTGAGTACAGGGAAAATTTCTAAATCAGGTATAAACCATAGACTACGTAAACTAAACGAAATGGCAGAGAAAATTAGAAGCGGCGAAACAATACAATAA
- a CDS encoding gluconeogenesis factor YvcK family protein has product MKKLKVVLIGGGTGLSVLARGLKEYQIDITAIVTVADDGGSTGKIRDVMDIPAPGDIRNVLAALSDTEPMLEQLFQYRFEEEKIGGHSIGNLLLAAMTNITNDFGHAVKELSKILNIKGQVIPSTTKSVVLNAVMSDGEIIVGESNIPKTSKKIEKVFLTPEDIEPMKEAIDAIEEADLIVMGPGSLYTSIMPNLILNKVKDAIINTEAERLYVCNLMTQKGETTGYSVSDHVKAIHDHVGEEFIDFVICQNKRFNEEILLRYEQEDAKQVEFDGDKLTEMGVQCIHDNNLVSITPHQYIRHNNKVLAQLIYEIALREISTIQYKKDK; this is encoded by the coding sequence ATGAAAAAATTAAAAGTCGTCTTAATTGGAGGCGGAACAGGACTTTCAGTATTAGCGAGAGGACTGAAAGAGTATCAAATAGATATTACAGCTATCGTAACAGTTGCAGACGATGGCGGCAGTACAGGTAAAATTCGTGATGTGATGGATATACCTGCTCCTGGAGATATTAGAAACGTGCTAGCAGCTTTAAGTGATACTGAACCTATGCTTGAACAACTGTTTCAATACCGTTTTGAAGAAGAAAAGATAGGCGGACACTCTATAGGAAATTTACTATTAGCAGCTATGACGAATATAACGAATGATTTTGGTCATGCAGTTAAAGAATTAAGTAAAATTTTAAATATTAAAGGCCAAGTCATTCCATCTACGACTAAAAGTGTTGTATTAAATGCTGTGATGTCAGACGGTGAGATTATAGTTGGAGAGTCTAATATTCCTAAAACGTCAAAGAAAATTGAAAAAGTATTTTTAACGCCTGAAGATATTGAACCAATGAAAGAGGCCATTGATGCAATTGAAGAAGCAGATTTAATTGTGATGGGACCTGGTTCGTTATATACGAGTATAATGCCTAATTTGATTTTAAATAAAGTTAAAGATGCTATTATAAATACTGAAGCTGAAAGATTATATGTATGTAATCTTATGACTCAAAAGGGCGAAACAACAGGTTATTCAGTTAGTGACCATGTGAAAGCTATTCATGATCATGTTGGCGAAGAATTTATTGATTTTGTAATCTGTCAAAATAAACGTTTTAATGAAGAAATTTTATTGAGATACGAACAAGAAGATGCAAAGCAAGTTGAATTTGATGGTGACAAATTAACAGAAATGGGTGTGCAATGCATCCATGATAATAATTTAGTAAGTATTACACCTCATCAATATATAAGACATAACAACAAAGTGTTAGCACAACTTATATATGAAATTGCGTTACGAGAAATTAGTACAATTCAATATAAAAAAGATAAATAA